The following is a genomic window from Bacteroidia bacterium.
CGAACAGGTGAAAGGCCTCGAAGCGGTCCGTTTTTTCGCCCTGGATCAGCCGCTCACTGCGTCCGGAAGCAAAGGTGCGGAAATACACCCCCGCGTAGCCGTCGTTATTCGCGATGTAGAGCACACCCGCTGAATCTCCCTGCGCGTAGTACACCGGCTTGGCATTGAAACCCTCGGGCACCACAGGCGTACTGGCGTCGGAAGGACTGTCATTGTCCGCCACCAGAGGATAGTATTTTTTTTTCAGCCAACGGACCCACTCTTTGTCGAATTCTTCGTACGTCTTGCCGAGTGTGTACTTCATTACCTGGCTGAATTCCTCCGCCACCCAGAAATTCTCGATGAGCTGAATGATTTTCTCTTCACCATATTCTGCCGCGATGAATTCGAGCGCGGACTGACCCTCCTTGTACATGAGGAAGCTCCCGCTGATCATCCAGATTGTGGACAGTGGCGCGAAGTATCCATTGAGCACCGCATCGCGCAGCATCATCTCGGCCTGGCTGTCCCATTTGGTGGAATAGTACTCGGCCAGTCCCTCCACGAACCAGAGCGGCAGATAACGGTCCATGCGCATACCGCGGCTCCGGAGCGTCATCTCCAGCTTGTTGTGCATGAACACGTGTACGAGCTCATGATTGATGACGTGACGGAATTGCTCCAGCGATCCGTTGCTCGGGATGACTACGCGGCCTTTGAGAAACTCGAAAAAGCCGCCTACCCCATCCGGAATGAACCCGGGTGTGACATTGGTCTGTTGAAAATGAATGGGCGAGCTGTAGAAAATCAGCGGAATGCGGTGCAGCAGGGTGAAATTGAACTGCCCTTCGAGACGGCGGAAACTTTCCTCCGCCATGGTTGCTCCCATCGCCGCGAGACGGGCCATTTCGGGGTAGTAGTAAATATCGAAATGCTCGGTTTTCAGAACACGCCAGTCAAAATCCGTATGCGCGATTTTATTTCGCCCGAACGGAAGGAACTGGGCGTCCGTCGTCCCCGGCCACGCCACAGTCGCTGCGAGGAGCAGGGCAAGGAGTATGCAGAACCGGTGTTGGGCGGACACTTGCCCGGCGACCGTCGAGAGGACGCGATGTGGGGTCTGTCTACACATACTGCCGGAGTTCCGAAATTCCGTCGTTGGCTATTGCGACTTGAGCGCGTTTTTCAGGTGATTGATGTTGCGAATGGGGAAGGGATCCACGCCGCTGCCCACAGCAAGGTAGAAGCTAACCCAGTCACCTAGCAGGATCAAGCCAAAAACGCGTGACAGTTCATTTTCTTCGGTCGCGTGCACTTCAATGACATTTGCAGCGAGCGGCCGCACAATATCCAGCGTAATTGCCAGACGTTTTCGCAGCGGCGCCGGATCGGCGAGATCATGCAAGGCGACGACGGAGATCCTTTTCAGCACATCGGGCAGTTGCTCCCACCCCACAATTTCGTTGTGATTCATTTCCGGAAGTACGTTGCTATACGCGAGCACTTTGGCATTCTCCTCGATCTGGCAACGCCAGCGTGTGAGTATGGCATCCATGAACGCCTGGCCACCGTACAGCACCGGAATCGTGCCGCGCAGGCGCTCCGCGATTCGCACGGCGGGATTCTCTTCATTCGTGTAGTCTGCAAGATCTTTCGTGGCAGCTTCCACATCCATCAGCAAGGCACGCAAGGCGGATTGCCCGAGGTCGAACACATCACAGCGGGCCGCGATCACCAGCAGCGAAAAAAAGAGATACCCCAGTGCGCAACGCGGCGCCAAACCGCCGGGCACGATGGCCACCGGAACGCCATCGCGTTCCGCGCGCTCCAGCAACTCGCCGCCCGAGGTCACCACGATACGCGCGGCACCGCGGACGCCCGCTTCATCATAGGCGGAGAGGGACTCTTCGGTACCACCGGAGTAGCTCAGCACCACCACCAGCGTTCCGTGATCGACCCATGCAGGTAAGCCGTAGTCGCGGTTGACGAGAATGGGAACGGGGCTTTTCGATGCGGCGAACACCCGAAAAATATCACCACCGATCGCGGAACCGCCCATCCCGCAGATAAGCAGATTGCGAATAGCGTTCGTGTCAATGGTGCTCAGGTTTACCGTGTTGCCAATGTCTAACCCGGTCCGAATCTGTCCGGGATAATCACAGAGCACGCTGTACATATCGGTGCTGTCATATGTGGCGATACGGTCTGCGTAGGTTGAGGTCATACTGTTCCCGTCTGCGTTAGGAATGGATAGTGTTTTGGCGAAAACCGGGATCGCGATCCCATCGGCGGGTGCGTATTCATCTGCTTCACCTTTCAGCGATGCTCGTGCGACAGGGATGGTCGGGTCCTTCGTTACCCCTGCACATGATGAAACCGTTCCATCAATGCAACATATCATGATGACGAGGCCGCCAGCCCGTCACGTACGCCTTCAAGCAGTCCATGCACAGGCGGCGTTATGCACACCGGGGCCTCTAACGAGCATTGTTGTGCGAAAGCAGGCGAGCCCGCAGGTCTTCATACCCCGGCTTGCCGAGGAGGGCGAACATGTTCCGCTTGTAGTCCTCCACGCCCGGTTGATCGAAGGGATTGACGCCCAGAGCGTAGCCGCCGTAGGCCACCGCCGTTTCGAACATATAGAGCAACGCGCCGATGGAAGCCGCGCCCGTGTCCATGAGATGAATGGTACTGTTCGGCACTCCGCCTTCGCTGTGCGCGAGCGCGGTACCGAGATGGGCGTTGCGGTTTACATCGAGAAACGACTTCCCGGCCACGAATCCCATGCCATCGGCATCCTCGTCGGTGGTCGGAACAGCGATATCGCCGTCAACGGCATCCGCGACGAGAAAAGTCTCAAAGAGCATGCGCTCCCCGTCCTGTATGTACTGCCCGAGCGAGTGCAGATCCGTGGTGTTGTTCACCGCTGCGGGAAAAATGCCCTTGCCGTTCTTACCTTCGCTTTCACCGAAAAGCTGTTTCCACCATTCGGTAATACCCGAGAAAGCCGGGACAAAGGACGCGAGCACCTCCACCCGTTTGCCGCTCCGATACAGCGCATCCCGCACAGCGGCGTAGGACAGTGCGCTGTTGATCGCGGGGTCATCACTCATGGAACGCTCGAGCATAGCTTCGGCACCATCGAGCAATCCGGCAATGTCCAGCCCCGCCGCCGCGATGGGTAACAGGCCGACTGGTGTCAACACGGAAAAGCGGCCGCCGACATCATCGGGGATCACATAGGTTTTGTATCCTTCCGCGTCCGCGAGACCGCGGAGAGCGCCCCGTGCCGCATCCGTGGTCGCGATGATCCGTTGCGATGCGCCCTCTCTGCCGTAGCGCCGTTCCATCCACTGGCGCAAGACGCGGAATGCGAGCGCGGGCTCCGTGGTCGTGCCCGATTTTGAAATGACGTTGATACTCACGCGTTTGTCATCGAGATGCAGCATGAGCGCACGCAGCCAGGCACCATCAATGTGTTGTCCGGCATAATGCACCTCCGGCCCTCCCGCGAAGGGCGGCCGGAGAGCCTCTATCACCGCCCGTGCGCCAAGGTAGGAGCCGCCAATACCGACGACGATGAGAGCATCGGAGTTCTCGCGAATCCTCGCGGCGGTTTCAGTGATGTCGGGCAGCAAGGATCGCGCATTGCGTGGAAGTTCCTTCCAGCCGAGAAAATCATTCCCCGGGCCATCGCCCTGCATCAGAATGCGTTGGGCCTCTTGGATCCGCTTGCGCGCCGCATCCCATTCCTCCTGCGGGATTGCGGGAATACTGTTGGAGAGATCGATGCGTAGTGTATTGGTCATGCTTGATTCAGGTTATAAGGTCCGCTGTGTCGTTATTTCCGTTTTCGACGGTGGAGAAAATGTCCGGATCGCGCTTCAGTAAATCCGCCCGCAACAATGCGCGAACATCCAGAGAAGTGGAGAGTGCGAGCGCCTGTTCGGCGAGGAGCTGTGCTTCCTGATGGGGAACGGAGCGAATGATCTTCTTGATTTCCGGAATGACCGAGGGCACCATACTGAATTCATCAAGCCCCAGTCCCAGCAGCAGTGCGGTCGCAAGGGGATTCCCGGCCATCTCGCCGCACATGCCCACCCAAATACCATTCCGGTGCCCGGTGTCGATCGTGTACTTTATGGCACGCAACACGGCGGGATGGAATTCCTGATACAGATTGGAAATCAACTCGTTGTTTCGGTCGACCGCGACAAGATACTGTACGAGGTCATTGGTTCCGATGGAGAAGAAATCCACTTCGCGGGCGAGTTCCTCGGCGACAAAAACGGCGGAGGGTACCTCGATCATGACACCGATTTCGAGTTGCTCGTCGAAACGATGTCCTTCCCGCCGTAATTCCTCCTTCACATGTTCGAGGCGACGCAGGACCTCGCGCAATTCGAGCATACCGCTGATCATCGGAAACATCAGCTTGATATTCTTCATCGCCGACGCGCGGAGGATAGCGCGCAGCTGCTGACGAAAAATCTCCTGCTTGTCCAGCATCATCCGGATACCACGCCATCCGAGGAAGGGATTATCTTCGCGCAGAGCGCCGCTCAGCAGCTTGTCGCCCCCAATGTCGAAGGTGCGAAAAATCACCGGCTGCGGATACATGATATGCGCGATCTCGCTGTAATCAACATACTGCTCTTGTTCGGTGGGGAAATCCCCTTTCGCCAGATACAGGTGTTCTGTGCGATACAGACCGATTCCGCGCGAGCCCTGCGTGATGATGAATTCCAGTTCGTTGACGAATTCCGCGTTCGCCGAAAGCTCAACCTTGCGGCCGTCCGGTGTGACGCAGGGCTTGTCCACCACATCGGCGAGGGCGTGTTCAAACGCCTCTATGCGACGGATCTTTTCCCGGTATTCCGAGATGTGGTGGTCACTGGGATGCAGAATCATCAGTCCCTTTTGTCCGTCGATGATGACGAGGTCGCCCGTCTCCACGCTTGCGGTGATGGTCTGCAGACCGGTCACTGCCGGGATTTTGAGTGAACGGGCGAGGATAGCGGCATGCGAGGTGATGCCGCCGAGGTCCGTGGCATAGCCGAGCACGTCGCCGCGGCTGAACAGCACGGTATCGGACGGGGTGAGTTGTGTGGAGATCACCACGTGCTCGCCTTCGATGTTCGCGTGCAGCCGTTTCATCTGCATACCGCGCAACAGCCGCTGCCCCACCTCGTCGAGATCCTCCACGCGGGCGCGGAGCATATCGTTGTCGGTTGCGGACAGGATGGCTTTATGCTTTTCGATTTCCTGATGAATCAGGAAGTCGGCGTTTTTTCTCTCTTTCCGGATGCGATCGCGCAATGCGCGTAATAGCTCCACATCCTCGAGCATAAGCAATTGGCCTTCAAAAATGGCTGCCGCATTCTCATCGAGGTTTTCGCGCGCGAAACCGGCAATTTTCTCCAGCTCATCCTTCGCGCGCGTCACAGCTTCATCAAGCAGGGTCAGCTCGTGATCGATCTCGCCGTTGTCAAGCGTTCGTTCGTGGACGTACACCTCTTCACGTTCATACACGAAGGCCCGGCCTATGGCGATTCCCCCGGACGCGGGTAATCCCTTGAGAATACATTCCTGTTTGTCAACTTTCATTGCATACCCTGCTGTTGCGGTATGGATCGTGGCAATCAGAGTTCGCCAAAACCCTCGTTGAACAGTTGCACGATGGCCTCGGCCATTTCCTTCTCATCGATACCCTCAAAACGCAGGGTCAATGCGGATCCCTGTTCCGCCGCCAGCGTCATGACACCGATGATACTCTTTCCGTTGATTTCAAATCCGTCCTTGGTGATATAAAATTCGGCCTGAAAACGTGCTGCGGTTTTGACCAGCGTGGCCGCCGGCCTTGTATGCAGACCCGATCTGTTCCGTATTACGACATCCTGTTCCAGCATGTGTCAGTATTTCCTGTCGAGCAGCATGCGCGCAAGCCAGACGAGCATGTCGCGTCCGTTATTCGCCTGCAGAGTATCCAGCGCAGCGATGGCTGCGGTGGTGTCTTCTTCAATACGTTTTCTCGCAATGTCCAGCACGCCGAGCGTATCATACAGCATACGTACCTTTTCCACGAGGCCTTCTCTCCCTGCGGTACGCGTCGCGACACGCTGCAGCAGTTCGAGGTCCGCACCTGTTGCCAACCCCATCGCATTGACGAGCAAATAGGTTTTTTTCCCTTCCAGAATGTCGCCGCCCACAGGCTTGCCGAACTCCTCTTCCTCGGCGATGGCGTCGAGCAGATCGTCCTGTATCTGAAACGCGCGCCCGATATGCCGTGCGTAACTGAGCAGCGCCGCGGTCCGTGCCGGTTCGGCGTTGCCGATGATGGCACCCAACTGCGCCGAAATCGCGACAAGCCAGCCGGTTTTCTTGCTGATCATCATCAGGTACTGCTGTTCCGTAACAGCCGGGAGAGCTTCGTACTCTTTGTCGTAACTCTGTCCTTCGCAGACCTCGATCACGCCGTCGGTGAAAACGGAAATCAGCTCGCGAATATCACCGGACCGCGTGTTGAGCAAGGTCTTGTAGGCAATGCCCATGAGCTCGTCGCCCACAAGGATGGCGATGTTGGCATCCCATTTTTTGTGCACCGTCAGCCGGCCGCGGCGCGTATCCGCGCTGTCCATGATATCGTCATGCACGAGGGTGAAGTTGTGGAGGATTTCGACGGCGACACCCGCGTCGACGGCATCGAGGGGATTGCCGCCCACCGCTTCGCACGCGAGCAGAACGAGTACCGGCCGGATGCGTTTCCCGCCGCCGCTCAGCACGTAACGGGCGGGTTCGTACATCGTAAGGGGTTCGTCCCTGTCGATAATTCCGTTCAGGCGTTCATCGATGAGGGATTTCAGGTGCTGATAATATGCGTGTTGGCTGTTCATGCCTGAGTGGTACTACGATGAATAATAGGGGCCTGCCGGAGATCGTTCAGCGAACGACTGCCGGTCAGGAACATGGCTCCGGTGAGGTCATGCTGCCAGCTCACGATGCGATTGCGCAGGGCCTCCTGTCCCCCCTCGAACAACGCGGTCAGGAGAGGCCGTGCCGCGCCGGTCAGATCCGCACCGAGCGTGATGCATTTCGCGATCATCAGACCGTCCGTAATACCTCCCGAGGCTATAAGCCGCAGGTCGCCGGGTCTGTCGGCGCGGAGCGCCAGGAGCGCTTCCGCTGTCGGGATACCCCAATCGTGGAAAGCGGACGCTATTTCAATATCGTCGTTGCGGCGCAGCATTTCAACCCCTGCCCAGCTCGTTCCTCCCGCACCGGAAATGTCAATGCAGCGCACACCGGCCTTGTACGCGCGCCGGGCGACGTCGGCGGATATGCCCGCGCCGACCTCCTTGAGAATGACGGGAACAGAGAGTCGCGAGCAGAGCATACGCAACGCATCGAGCACACCGCGGAAACGGGTATCGCCTTCGGGCTGGAGAAATTCCTGCAACGGATTGGTGTGCACGACAAGCGCGTCGGCCTCGACGAGTTCGACAAGCCGCTCCGCGGCGGCAGTGTCATGCATGCGCGCGACCTCCGGGGCGCCAATATTCGCGAGCACCGGGACCGCGTTGGCGTTGCGGCGCAGGATTTTCCAGGAGGCATGAAAGCGATCATCCTCCAGCGCCTGCCGCATGCTTCCCGCCCCAATGGCGATCCGGAGTTCCTGGCACACCTCGGCGAGCATGCCGTTGATGCGTTCCGCATCGGCGTAGCCGCCGGTCATGCCGGTGATGAGCAAGGGGAAGGACAATCGTCTGCCGAGAAATTCGGTGGAGGTGTCAATCTCCGACGCGTCGATCTCCGGAAGCGCGTTGTGGATATAGTCCCAATCCTCCAGTCCCGTACGCTTCGTACGATAACCGACCTGCCCGCTGACGCAGAGTTCGACGTGTTCCTGTTTTCTTGATGAGGTTTCGGACATGATTCGCGCTTGGAATCTGCTGTGGTATCCGGATCGTTGGATTCGCAATAATATAGCACAGAACAGCGGAATTCGCGATAAACGATTGACGAGGTACGAGGTACTATTGACGATGGACGAGGCTCAATGGAGTCCTGTCAAAGAGTGCCCTGCCGTGAGTAGCGGCCTTCGAAGTTTACGTTTCACGTCCCCCCCCCCGCCGAGCACCTGCCGATGGAACGATTGGCCTTGTTCTCCGGGAAAATACTTTATACATTTGTATGATAGATCATAACCATCCGGTAGGAGAATTGGAAAATACTCTGCAGAACAACAACCGCCTCGTGTTACTCGATGTGATGCGTGCGTGGGCTGTGTTCATGATGATCCAGGGGCATACGATCGATGCGTTGCTCTCGGATACGTATTATGCATCGGACTCTTTTCTGTTCAACCTCTGGCAATTCAACCGCGGACTTACCGCCCCGATATTCCTGTTCGGCTCCGGGTTCGCATACGTCATTGCCACATTCAGAAAGATGGAAGGAACGCGTGTTCCCCTCTCCGTCGTCGTCAAGCGTTTGCGCTGGATTATCGTCCTTTTCGCGATCGGCGCGCTCATGCATCTTCCGGGGGGCACCCTGAGCTACCTGACGACGCTGTCGGGCGACGAATGGGTACGTTTTTTCAACGTTGATGTGCTGCGCCTGATGGCCGTGTCGTTGTTCGGCCTTTTCTCGCTTCTGCTGCTTACGCGAAATCGCGAACGTCTCCTGGTGTCTGCAGTTGCGGTGGCGGTCGTGTTGTATGTCGTGGCACCGTTCACTGCCATGGTCGACTGGACGCTGCATATTCCGCAGTGGGCCGCGGCTTTCATGAATGCCAAGACCGGCTCCTGGTTCCCGATATTCCCCTATGCGGGGCACCTCTTCGCCGGCGCAGCCGCAGCCGCGCTCTATTTGCGTTGGAAAGAGCGCGGCCTGGATAGCAAGCTTCCTTTGTATTTTCTTATCGGGGCACTCGCAATTCTGCTCGTGAGTTTTGTCCCGCGTTTGATTTTCGGTTGGAAATTGCCGCTGAATGACGGGGCCTCGAGCATCTGGTTGAGTTTCAGCCGTGTGGGCTGGGTGCTTCTGCTGTGGTCGGTGATCGGCTTTGGATTGCGCTATGTGAAGCGCGTCCCGTCCATCATCACGATTTCCGGACAACACTCTCTGCTGATTTACGTATCGCATATTGTCGTACTGTACGGTTCGGCATGGATGCC
Proteins encoded in this region:
- a CDS encoding bifunctional phosphoglucose/phosphomannose isomerase — encoded protein: MTSTYADRIATYDSTDMYSVLCDYPGQIRTGLDIGNTVNLSTIDTNAIRNLLICGMGGSAIGGDIFRVFAASKSPVPILVNRDYGLPAWVDHGTLVVVLSYSGGTEESLSAYDEAGVRGAARIVVTSGGELLERAERDGVPVAIVPGGLAPRCALGYLFFSLLVIAARCDVFDLGQSALRALLMDVEAATKDLADYTNEENPAVRIAERLRGTIPVLYGGQAFMDAILTRWRCQIEENAKVLAYSNVLPEMNHNEIVGWEQLPDVLKRISVVALHDLADPAPLRKRLAITLDIVRPLAANVIEVHATEENELSRVFGLILLGDWVSFYLAVGSGVDPFPIRNINHLKNALKSQ
- a CDS encoding glucose-6-phosphate isomerase, whose product is MTNTLRIDLSNSIPAIPQEEWDAARKRIQEAQRILMQGDGPGNDFLGWKELPRNARSLLPDITETAARIRENSDALIVVGIGGSYLGARAVIEALRPPFAGGPEVHYAGQHIDGAWLRALMLHLDDKRVSINVISKSGTTTEPALAFRVLRQWMERRYGREGASQRIIATTDAARGALRGLADAEGYKTYVIPDDVGGRFSVLTPVGLLPIAAAGLDIAGLLDGAEAMLERSMSDDPAINSALSYAAVRDALYRSGKRVEVLASFVPAFSGITEWWKQLFGESEGKNGKGIFPAAVNNTTDLHSLGQYIQDGERMLFETFLVADAVDGDIAVPTTDEDADGMGFVAGKSFLDVNRNAHLGTALAHSEGGVPNSTIHLMDTGAASIGALLYMFETAVAYGGYALGVNPFDQPGVEDYKRNMFALLGKPGYEDLRARLLSHNNAR
- the ptsP gene encoding phosphoenolpyruvate--protein phosphotransferase translates to MKVDKQECILKGLPASGGIAIGRAFVYEREEVYVHERTLDNGEIDHELTLLDEAVTRAKDELEKIAGFARENLDENAAAIFEGQLLMLEDVELLRALRDRIRKERKNADFLIHQEIEKHKAILSATDNDMLRARVEDLDEVGQRLLRGMQMKRLHANIEGEHVVISTQLTPSDTVLFSRGDVLGYATDLGGITSHAAILARSLKIPAVTGLQTITASVETGDLVIIDGQKGLMILHPSDHHISEYREKIRRIEAFEHALADVVDKPCVTPDGRKVELSANAEFVNELEFIITQGSRGIGLYRTEHLYLAKGDFPTEQEQYVDYSEIAHIMYPQPVIFRTFDIGGDKLLSGALREDNPFLGWRGIRMMLDKQEIFRQQLRAILRASAMKNIKLMFPMISGMLELREVLRRLEHVKEELRREGHRFDEQLEIGVMIEVPSAVFVAEELAREVDFFSIGTNDLVQYLVAVDRNNELISNLYQEFHPAVLRAIKYTIDTGHRNGIWVGMCGEMAGNPLATALLLGLGLDEFSMVPSVIPEIKKIIRSVPHQEAQLLAEQALALSTSLDVRALLRADLLKRDPDIFSTVENGNNDTADLIT
- a CDS encoding HPr family phosphocarrier protein, which codes for MLEQDVVIRNRSGLHTRPAATLVKTAARFQAEFYITKDGFEINGKSIIGVMTLAAEQGSALTLRFEGIDEKEMAEAIVQLFNEGFGEL
- a CDS encoding polyprenyl synthetase family protein; protein product: MNSQHAYYQHLKSLIDERLNGIIDRDEPLTMYEPARYVLSGGGKRIRPVLVLLACEAVGGNPLDAVDAGVAVEILHNFTLVHDDIMDSADTRRGRLTVHKKWDANIAILVGDELMGIAYKTLLNTRSGDIRELISVFTDGVIEVCEGQSYDKEYEALPAVTEQQYLMMISKKTGWLVAISAQLGAIIGNAEPARTAALLSYARHIGRAFQIQDDLLDAIAEEEEFGKPVGGDILEGKKTYLLVNAMGLATGADLELLQRVATRTAGREGLVEKVRMLYDTLGVLDIARKRIEEDTTAAIAALDTLQANNGRDMLVWLARMLLDRKY
- the fni gene encoding type 2 isopentenyl-diphosphate Delta-isomerase; its protein translation is MSETSSRKQEHVELCVSGQVGYRTKRTGLEDWDYIHNALPEIDASEIDTSTEFLGRRLSFPLLITGMTGGYADAERINGMLAEVCQELRIAIGAGSMRQALEDDRFHASWKILRRNANAVPVLANIGAPEVARMHDTAAAERLVELVEADALVVHTNPLQEFLQPEGDTRFRGVLDALRMLCSRLSVPVILKEVGAGISADVARRAYKAGVRCIDISGAGGTSWAGVEMLRRNDDIEIASAFHDWGIPTAEALLALRADRPGDLRLIASGGITDGLMIAKCITLGADLTGAARPLLTALFEGGQEALRNRIVSWQHDLTGAMFLTGSRSLNDLRQAPIIHRSTTQA
- a CDS encoding DUF1624 domain-containing protein; the encoded protein is MIDHNHPVGELENTLQNNNRLVLLDVMRAWAVFMMIQGHTIDALLSDTYYASDSFLFNLWQFNRGLTAPIFLFGSGFAYVIATFRKMEGTRVPLSVVVKRLRWIIVLFAIGALMHLPGGTLSYLTTLSGDEWVRFFNVDVLRLMAVSLFGLFSLLLLTRNRERLLVSAVAVAVVLYVVAPFTAMVDWTLHIPQWAAAFMNAKTGSWFPIFPYAGHLFAGAAAAALYLRWKERGLDSKLPLYFLIGALAILLVSFVPRLIFGWKLPLNDGASSIWLSFSRVGWVLLLWSVIGFGLRYVKRVPSIITISGQHSLLIYVSHIVVLYGSAWMPGFRQMFGKTMDLDAVMAVIVFLLISTTWAAKVVHQLKAEKSPIYRYTPYAAGILILTFMVFA